A genomic window from Chlorobium phaeobacteroides DSM 266 includes:
- a CDS encoding TOBE domain-containing protein produces MNRLSAVISSIDQYESLFMLELDASGITLEMLLFDLQPFFRTGSSVQVLFKETEVALAKGLAEETSFSNIFPAIITAIKKGRILAEISLQSKAGSMGSIITMKAAMRLGLQIHDEVTVLVKASQLSLEALP; encoded by the coding sequence ATGAACAGACTCTCTGCCGTTATTTCATCGATAGACCAGTATGAATCGCTCTTTATGCTCGAACTTGACGCTTCAGGCATTACGCTTGAGATGCTTCTGTTCGACCTGCAACCTTTTTTCAGAACGGGCAGTTCCGTGCAGGTACTTTTCAAAGAAACCGAGGTTGCTCTTGCAAAGGGGCTCGCGGAAGAGACAAGCTTCAGCAACATTTTTCCAGCCATCATAACGGCAATAAAAAAAGGCAGAATCCTTGCTGAAATCTCTCTCCAAAGCAAGGCTGGATCGATGGGAAGCATTATCACCATGAAAGCCGCAATGCGGCTTGGACTACAGATCCATGATGAGGTGACCGTACTTGTCAAAGCAAGCCAGCTCTCCCTGGAGGCGCTCCCGTAA
- a CDS encoding molybdate ABC transporter permease subunit encodes MLSVRELADPVLLTLETAAITMILHLLAGVVSGYLLTGKQSVFGLIADALITLPLVFPPIATGFLLLLILGRTGFIGAPLQQMGVEIIFSRSGVFIASFTAGLPLVVKSVQSAIAAMSGSLSEAAWTLGKSRVQTYFFVVLPAIRHALFTGLILSLGRSLGEVGITLMLGGNIIGKTETVSLAVYNAVFEGNFEKAALLSTLLGILSLAMFYGLKKMGST; translated from the coding sequence ATGCTCTCAGTCAGAGAGCTTGCGGATCCGGTTCTGCTCACTCTGGAGACTGCAGCGATAACCATGATCCTTCATCTGCTGGCCGGAGTGGTTTCAGGTTATCTCCTTACGGGGAAACAGAGCGTTTTTGGCTTAATTGCTGATGCGCTTATTACCCTTCCGCTTGTTTTTCCTCCCATTGCCACCGGATTTCTGCTCCTTTTGATTCTGGGGAGAACCGGTTTTATCGGCGCTCCCCTTCAGCAGATGGGGGTGGAGATCATCTTCAGCAGGAGCGGCGTGTTCATTGCCTCGTTTACTGCGGGCCTGCCTCTTGTTGTCAAGTCAGTCCAGTCGGCTATTGCCGCAATGAGCGGATCTCTGTCTGAAGCGGCATGGACGCTTGGTAAAAGCAGAGTGCAGACCTATTTTTTCGTTGTTCTTCCTGCCATCAGGCACGCTCTTTTTACAGGGCTTATCCTCTCTCTGGGGCGTTCTCTCGGCGAGGTCGGCATTACGCTCATGCTGGGAGGCAACATTATCGGAAAAACAGAAACGGTTTCGCTTGCGGTCTATAATGCTGTTTTTGAAGGAAACTTCGAAAAAGCCGCCCTGCTTTCAACCCTGCTCGGCATTCTGTCGCTGGCCATGTTCTATGGGTTGAAAAAAATGGGAAGCACCTGA
- the modA gene encoding molybdate ABC transporter substrate-binding protein, with amino-acid sequence MTRKLFPPLFLLFSLFSVTLRAETIIIASGAGYKRPLMEIAGKYEKKTGRHIDAVFGNMQQIITQAQMSGNVSIIFGDKSFFDQSAISFAGYYPVGEGKLVLAWRKGLQVKRITDIREKRIARLGIPDEKKAIYGRVASEYLEKSGLSGAVKGKLLVVSTVPQVSAYLVSGEIDAGFINITDAIGIQENIGGYLVAGQSLYTPIHIQAGVVKGFEGRSDIRDFLQFLKEKESVAVLHHYGL; translated from the coding sequence ATGACCAGAAAACTATTTCCCCCCCTTTTTCTTCTCTTTTCTCTTTTTTCAGTAACGCTCAGAGCTGAAACCATCATCATTGCTTCAGGCGCGGGGTACAAACGCCCACTTATGGAAATTGCCGGAAAGTATGAGAAAAAAACAGGGCGACATATCGATGCCGTGTTCGGCAATATGCAGCAGATTATCACGCAGGCTCAGATGAGCGGGAATGTTTCGATTATTTTCGGAGATAAAAGTTTTTTCGATCAGTCGGCCATCAGCTTTGCAGGCTACTACCCTGTTGGAGAGGGAAAGCTGGTACTTGCTTGGCGTAAGGGTTTGCAGGTGAAACGGATAACCGATATTCGCGAAAAAAGGATTGCCCGGTTAGGTATTCCTGATGAAAAAAAGGCCATTTATGGGCGCGTTGCTTCTGAATACCTGGAGAAATCCGGTTTGTCAGGTGCCGTAAAGGGTAAGTTGCTTGTCGTCTCAACAGTCCCGCAGGTATCTGCCTATCTTGTTTCAGGAGAAATTGATGCTGGTTTTATCAATATCACCGACGCCATTGGTATTCAGGAAAACATTGGCGGCTATCTCGTTGCCGGACAGTCGCTATATACGCCGATTCATATTCAGGCAGGGGTTGTAAAAGGATTTGAAGGGAGGTCGGACATCAGGGATTTTCTTCAGTTCCTTAAAGAGAAGGAGAGCGTTGCCGTCCTTCATCATTACGGGCTTTGA
- a CDS encoding TonB-dependent receptor yields the protein MKKTALLVFLLAFPALASASEISEAYPSAEEVTVTGKKGDILQQVTGRESELLNPSQMSVYKAINLMPSLSQQSVDPYGLADIVNYHESFRFRGVEATSGGVPATTVNVEGLPVTGRPGGGATIYDLENFSNINIYTGVMPASAGLGLADVGGKINMEIRRPEESFGVLFKQGFGSNDFRRTFLRVDTGALPGDVKSFISFSDAAADKWKGEGDSQRRNVMAGVTKTFGDNVKLEAFVTYSKGDIHAYRPFSYAQIGNLESAYTIDYGTNPDSYDYYGYNRNEFEDWMVMANLEVKTGEHSKLDIKPYYWSDKGYYLETITLANNQNRIRRWDIDHDLKGVLAEYTTTIGSVDLDFGYLYHTQVRPGPPTSWKNYKVVNGKPVFDQWNILSNSSSHELHSPFLEATYRFGSWKLEGGLKYINYTLPSIITYNTAGLGDLSYDEALAGNPSINAKASALDTKSFSRLFPNLTLTRFIGDNISLHAAYGENYVTHVDIYPYFISQSANFIQKGISFQQLWDAREMETSQNFELGMRVKGSNWSIAPTIYYALHNNKQAVLYDPVLDATYPMNNADAEGYGFELEAEYKPLENLSCYGSFSWNRFSFSQDINSDAPGGGIIKVKGEQVPDAPEFLAKGMVSYKAGDFLITPIVRYTSVRYGDVLHNEKIDSTTLFDLDLTWQKKMLGFKEVEISLSLLNIFDKQYVSMISTSDYKTLKTSYQAGMPFTVMATLAVHY from the coding sequence ATGAAAAAAACAGCTCTTTTGGTTTTTCTTCTTGCGTTTCCCGCACTTGCGTCGGCAAGTGAGATATCCGAGGCATATCCTTCCGCCGAAGAGGTAACCGTTACCGGAAAAAAAGGGGATATTCTGCAACAGGTTACGGGCAGGGAGTCTGAGCTGCTCAATCCTTCGCAGATGTCTGTCTACAAGGCGATCAACCTCATGCCTTCGCTCAGCCAGCAGAGTGTTGATCCGTACGGGCTTGCCGATATTGTCAACTATCACGAATCGTTTCGTTTCAGGGGCGTTGAGGCAACATCCGGTGGTGTTCCCGCCACAACGGTGAATGTTGAGGGTCTTCCCGTAACCGGAAGGCCTGGCGGAGGAGCTACCATCTACGACCTTGAAAATTTCAGTAATATCAATATCTATACCGGAGTTATGCCTGCCAGCGCAGGGCTTGGTCTTGCCGATGTCGGGGGCAAGATCAATATGGAGATCCGTCGTCCCGAAGAGAGCTTTGGTGTGCTTTTCAAACAGGGCTTCGGCAGCAATGATTTTCGCCGCACCTTTTTGCGGGTTGATACCGGAGCTCTTCCCGGTGACGTGAAAAGTTTCATCTCCTTTTCTGATGCCGCAGCCGATAAATGGAAAGGCGAGGGCGACAGCCAGAGACGCAATGTGATGGCGGGAGTAACGAAAACGTTTGGCGATAATGTCAAACTTGAAGCCTTTGTGACCTACAGCAAAGGGGATATTCATGCATACAGGCCCTTCAGCTATGCTCAAATCGGCAACCTCGAAAGCGCTTATACAATCGATTACGGAACGAATCCCGACAGTTATGACTATTACGGATACAACCGTAACGAGTTCGAGGACTGGATGGTGATGGCCAATCTCGAAGTAAAAACCGGCGAGCACTCGAAACTTGACATCAAGCCCTACTACTGGAGCGACAAAGGATACTATCTTGAAACCATTACCCTTGCGAACAATCAGAACCGGATCAGACGGTGGGACATCGATCACGATCTGAAGGGCGTACTTGCCGAGTATACGACAACGATCGGTAGTGTTGATCTTGATTTCGGCTACCTCTACCATACGCAGGTACGTCCCGGACCGCCAACCTCGTGGAAAAACTACAAGGTTGTTAACGGCAAGCCTGTTTTTGATCAGTGGAACATTCTTTCAAACAGCTCAAGCCATGAACTGCACTCTCCGTTTCTTGAGGCAACATACCGATTCGGTTCCTGGAAGCTTGAAGGAGGGCTGAAGTATATCAACTATACGCTCCCCTCAATCATTACCTATAACACGGCGGGTCTCGGCGATCTCAGTTACGACGAAGCTCTTGCCGGCAATCCGTCGATCAATGCCAAAGCCAGCGCACTGGATACAAAAAGTTTCAGCAGGCTCTTTCCGAATCTGACTCTGACACGGTTTATCGGCGACAATATCTCACTTCACGCTGCATACGGGGAAAACTACGTGACCCATGTCGATATTTACCCCTACTTTATCTCGCAGAGCGCCAATTTTATCCAGAAAGGTATCAGTTTTCAGCAGCTCTGGGATGCTCGGGAGATGGAGACCTCGCAAAATTTCGAGCTTGGTATGCGCGTGAAAGGCAGCAACTGGAGCATTGCGCCAACTATCTACTACGCGCTGCATAACAATAAACAAGCGGTATTGTACGATCCTGTGCTCGATGCGACCTACCCGATGAACAATGCCGATGCCGAAGGGTATGGTTTCGAGCTGGAAGCCGAGTACAAGCCTCTTGAAAACCTGAGCTGTTACGGTTCATTCTCATGGAACAGGTTTTCCTTCTCACAGGACATCAACTCCGATGCTCCTGGCGGAGGAATCATCAAGGTGAAGGGAGAGCAGGTTCCCGATGCTCCGGAATTCCTGGCAAAAGGAATGGTCAGCTACAAGGCCGGGGACTTTTTGATTACTCCCATTGTCAGGTACACCTCGGTTCGCTACGGAGATGTACTGCATAATGAAAAGATCGACAGCACAACGCTTTTTGATCTCGATCTGACCTGGCAGAAAAAGATGCTTGGCTTTAAAGAGGTCGAAATCTCACTTTCTCTTCTGAATATTTTCGACAAGCAGTATGTCAGCATGATCAGTACCTCTGATTATAAAACTCTGAAAACATCCTATCAAGCCGGTATGCCCTTTACCGTTATGGCAACGCTGGCAGTTCACTACTGA